The Sulfurimonas aquatica genomic sequence GCTATTGCTAAAAAAGTTGTCTCAGGCGATAAAATAGATAATAGATTACTTGATAATAAGTTTATATTTTTAGGCCTTCAAGCAATGATGGATCCTCCACGACAAGAAGCTATCGATGCAGTAAAAGAGTCTATAGGTGCCGGTATTAAAATTATTATGATCACTGGAGATCATGCACTTACCGCGTTTAGTATTGCAAAAATGATGTCTATCATACCTAAAGAAACACCTTTTGAGGGTTCCGTAATTACCGGTAAAGAACTTTTTAACTTAACAGATACGGAGTTAATAGAAAAAGTTGCTTATGTGAGAGTCTTTGCGAGAGTAGAGCCAGAACAAAAACTTCGTATAGTCGACGCGCTTCAAGAAAGAGGTGAAATAGTAGCAATGACTGGTGATGGTGTGAATGACGCACCAGCACTCAAACAAGCCGATATCGGCATAGCTATGGGTATGGGTGGAACTGAGGTTGCAAAAGAGGCCGCTGATATGATTTTAAGTGATGATAATTTTAGCTCAATAGCTCATGCCGTAAAAGAAGGAAGAAATGTATTTGATAACTTAGTGAAATTTATCACATGGACACTGCCTACAAATTTAGGGGAGGGGCTGGTGATACTTTTTGCCATTATGCTCGGAATAACACTCCCTATACTTCCAGTTCAGATTTTATGGATAAATATGTCTACAGCAATACTCTTGGGTCTTATGCTTGTTTTTGAGCCAAAAGAAGCAAATATTATGCAGAGAAAACCAAGAGATCCTAAAAAACCGATACTTACAAAAAGTATCATAATACAGATGTTGGTTGTAGGGTTTTATATGTTGATAGCATCTTATTTTATGTTTAACATAGCATTGAAAAATGGACACAGCGTTGAATATGCTAGAACTATCGCTGTAAATATATTTGTATTTGTTGAACTCTTTTATCTTTTTTCTTGTAAAGAACTAGAGAGATCCGTCTTTAAAACTAATATTTTTAATAATAAATTATTGCTTTTAGGCGTTGCAATGATGATATTTGTTCAAATACTATATACACATACCAACTTTATGAACATTACATTTAAGAGTGAGGCATTAGATATCCTAACATGGAGTCAGATTATAATTATATCTGTTGGTGTTTTATTTGTTGTAGAGATTAAAAGAACGATTGAAGCGAAACTACTAAATGCGTAAGAAAGGCATTATACTTTATAGTTGAAAACTATGAAGCATATGCTTTTTAATATCCTCTTTTTTTAGCACAGCATTTACAAAAAGCTCATTTGCTAAAATACCTTGACCTAAAAGCATATCTGCACCATCTTTATAAATAATATTTTTACTCTTTGCCATTTTTAAGAATGGCGTTAACTTACCATAAATGGCATCTGCTACATACCTTGTGTTGTTTAGCAGTATTTCTACTAGCTCTTTTGGTGCTGGGAGTTCTTCATCTTTTAATCCAGCACTAGTAGTGTTGACAATTAAGTCATATTTACTACTTTCATAATTACTCCAATGAAAACATTCACATCCAAGTTCTTTAAAGTAAGAGAGTCTTCCTTCACTTCTATTCATTATGCTAACTGAAAAGTTTTCTTGTAAAAATCTCGCCGCTAATGCCTTGGCCGTACCACCGGCTCCAAGAATAAGGATGTTTTTAATATTTTTAAACTCTTCAATAGAGTAGATAAAACCATCAGCATCTGTGTTATAGCCAATAAGCTTACCATTTTCATTTACAAGAGTGTTTACAACGCCCACTGTTTTTGCAAAGCCTCGTATCTCATCACAAGCTTCAAACGCAGCTTCTTTATGTGGGACAGTAACATTAGCACCACTAAGCCCCAGTGAGAAAAAAGTCTCTTTGAGTTTAGAACCATCAAGTAGATGGGTTCTAGTGTAACAAGCAGGATAGTTTAGATTTTTAAAAACAGTGTTATGCATAAGAGGAGAGCGAGAGTGTGACACGGGGTCACCAAATATAGAGAAGAGTTTTTGCATTAGTCTTTATCTAAATCTTCAAGAGAATGGATAAGCGCTCCGAGTTTATTCTCTACCTCTTGGTATTCTGACTCTTTTTGTGAATCAGCTACGATTCCTGCTCCAGCTTGAAGAATTACACAATCTTCTTTAACCATAGCTGTTCTTATTGTGATAGTACTATCCATATTACCATCAAAACCAAAGTAGCCTATGCTACCACTATAAAAACCGCGTTTAAGACCTTCATACTCAGCTATAAGCTCCATAGCGCGTATCTTTGGAGCACCCGTCATAGTTCCTGCTGTAAACGTAGCCATAAATAAATCAAACATATCTTTGTCATCATCAAGCTGGGCAACAACATCTGAAACTATGTGCATAACATGAGAGAAGCGTTCTATATGCATCATGTCTTCAACTTTTACAGTGCCCGTCTTTGCAACGCGGCTTACGTCATTTCTACCCAAGTCTATTAGCATAAGATGTTCAGATAACTCTTTAGGATCAGCTAATAGTTCAAGTTCTAGCTCTTTATCTAACTCTTTTGTTTTTCCGCGTTTGCGAGTTCCTGCAATTGGACGAAGAAGAAGTTCCCCATCTTGAAGGCGAACCATTACTTCAGGGGATGAGCCAACAATGCTAAAATCTTCATATTCCATCAAAAACATATAAGGAGAGGGGTTTTTACCTCGTAAAATTCTATAAAAGCTAAAAGGGTCAACTTTAATGTTTCGTGTAAATCTATTAGTCATGAGTATCTGAAATACATCACCACTTTTTATCATCTCTTTTGACTTGTCAATCATTTCAAAGAACTTTTCTTTTGAATGAGCAAAAGTTCCTTTGTCTTTACCAATATTATGAACTCTATGCTTATATGTATAGGTCCCTTTTAAGTCATCATGAATAGCTTCAAATTTTTCACTATACTCTTTTAACGTGCTTACAAGAGTTATTTTATGGTTTTTATGTGAGTAGACAAGTATCATCTTTGGTAGGATTAAATCAAGATCAGGAGTATTTAGATCATCTCTAAGATTATCCATACTTGAGGAGAGTTTTGGCTCAAAAACTTTAACCATATCGTAACCAATATAACCTATAAAGCCATCTACATAGCCAACTTTCAATTCTGCTATTGCATTTTTATAGGGAGTAGTATCTATAGATTTATAGTAATTTTTTAAAAAATCAAAAGGATTTTCTTCTTTTACTTCTTTAGTGCCATTACTCTTTGTATAGACTGTTTTATTATCTATATATTGAAGGCGTTCTCTTGCTCCAATACAGATGAAACTGTAGTTCCCATCACTCTGATCCGCACTCTCAAAGAGATAGGTAATCTCCTCTGAAAACATCTCTTTGAGTTTTGAGTAAACGGCAATAGGTGCAAATTGGTCTAGAGTAAATTGTTTAGAATATATCAATACTGAACCTTCTAAACTACATTTTTACTAAAAATGCACCTGGCTCAACTTTTGAGCGAAGAACTTTTCTAGCATCTTTTGCTTCTTTTGATGTATTAAATGGTCCTACAAGAACTTTGTTTAAAATACCAACTTTGTGATATTCATAATTAAAGCCTAAGTTACTTATAGAACTTAAGAATTTTTTGTTTGGTGCATATTTTGAGAATGATCCAACTTGAATGTAGTAAGTTTTATCGCTTGCACTGCTACTTTTAGCAATGGCTTTTGACGGCTGAACATGTTTTACACTTTTCTTAGCTATCTCTTTTTTTACTACAGCTTTTTTTACTACCACTGGTTCTACTATCTCTTGTGTCTCTTCAGCGATCAAATCTTCTTCTAAACTCTCTTGTTTAAGCTTTTTAGCAATCATATCTAAATCAGCATCTGAACTACTCTCTTGAACTACATCAACCTCTTCAAAAAGTGGTTCTTGTGTAGCTGTTGAGGGAAGTTGTTTTGTTGGCTCAGGAGGAAGTACAGCTTGAGGTAAGTTACTTGTTCCACTTGAGCTTAATGAGTTCATTAACATAACGACAATGATTAAGATAACACCAAGTGTAGCAACTGCTAAGATGATTTTCTTGTTAGAGTTGGCTGTTGTGCCTTTATTCAATATTATGTCGTTTAATTCATTTTTATCATTCATGGTC encodes the following:
- a CDS encoding shikimate dehydrogenase, which produces MQKLFSIFGDPVSHSRSPLMHNTVFKNLNYPACYTRTHLLDGSKLKETFFSLGLSGANVTVPHKEAAFEACDEIRGFAKTVGVVNTLVNENGKLIGYNTDADGFIYSIEEFKNIKNILILGAGGTAKALAARFLQENFSVSIMNRSEGRLSYFKELGCECFHWSNYESSKYDLIVNTTSAGLKDEELPAPKELVEILLNNTRYVADAIYGKLTPFLKMAKSKNIIYKDGADMLLGQGILANELFVNAVLKKEDIKKHMLHSFQL
- a CDS encoding anthranilate synthase component I family protein, translated to MIYSKQFTLDQFAPIAVYSKLKEMFSEEITYLFESADQSDGNYSFICIGARERLQYIDNKTVYTKSNGTKEVKEENPFDFLKNYYKSIDTTPYKNAIAELKVGYVDGFIGYIGYDMVKVFEPKLSSSMDNLRDDLNTPDLDLILPKMILVYSHKNHKITLVSTLKEYSEKFEAIHDDLKGTYTYKHRVHNIGKDKGTFAHSKEKFFEMIDKSKEMIKSGDVFQILMTNRFTRNIKVDPFSFYRILRGKNPSPYMFLMEYEDFSIVGSSPEVMVRLQDGELLLRPIAGTRKRGKTKELDKELELELLADPKELSEHLMLIDLGRNDVSRVAKTGTVKVEDMMHIERFSHVMHIVSDVVAQLDDDKDMFDLFMATFTAGTMTGAPKIRAMELIAEYEGLKRGFYSGSIGYFGFDGNMDSTITIRTAMVKEDCVILQAGAGIVADSQKESEYQEVENKLGALIHSLEDLDKD
- a CDS encoding SPOR domain-containing protein, with the protein product MNDKNELNDIILNKGTTANSNKKIILAVATLGVILIIVVMLMNSLSSSGTSNLPQAVLPPEPTKQLPSTATQEPLFEEVDVVQESSSDADLDMIAKKLKQESLEEDLIAEETQEIVEPVVVKKAVVKKEIAKKSVKHVQPSKAIAKSSSASDKTYYIQVGSFSKYAPNKKFLSSISNLGFNYEYHKVGILNKVLVGPFNTSKEAKDARKVLRSKVEPGAFLVKM